A genomic segment from Methanolobus zinderi encodes:
- a CDS encoding antibiotic biosynthesis monooxygenase family protein, which translates to MDERVIYSLGIWSVKTGKEDDFLKNWKDFANWTIQNQKGARSVIMLQDSEQKNRYISLGPWDNAESLQEWRKTPEFKDAFVKFKELCNEIEPHTMVKVVDMSPEPVQK; encoded by the coding sequence ATGGATGAAAGAGTCATATACTCACTCGGGATATGGTCTGTCAAAACCGGTAAGGAAGATGATTTTCTAAAAAACTGGAAAGATTTTGCTAATTGGACCATTCAAAATCAAAAAGGAGCTCGTAGTGTTATAATGTTGCAGGATTCAGAGCAAAAGAACAGGTATATTTCTCTTGGTCCATGGGATAATGCTGAAAGCTTGCAAGAATGGCGGAAAACTCCCGAGTTTAAGGATGCTTTTGTGAAATTCAAAGAGCTGTGTAATGAAATTGAACCACATACCATGGTAAAAGTTGTAGACATGTCACCTGAACCAGTTCAAAAATAA